The following proteins come from a genomic window of Micromonospora echinofusca:
- a CDS encoding sensor histidine kinase codes for MGTGRSGVPAGVRDWVVAVGVAATLLVAGLSGDRPDAGPLGYALLVAGGLALAAARRAPVAVLAVTGLCAVGHQAVGLDVPAVAFLFAVYAAVRAGHRVVTIVAAVAMLAALPLAALARPSDLSVGEALVRSRGALELAWLVAAGAAGEALRQAERRADEAERTREEAALRRADEERLHMARELHDTLTHQISVIKVQAEVAVHLARRRGEPVPEALLVIQEAGREAARELRATLEALRDDGRTPPHGLAHLPELVRRARMSGLDATLTVAGRRQDVPVAVDRTAYRIVQESLTNVARHAAAATASVRVDYRPDALAIRVDDDGRATPDAPPVPGIGLLGMRERVTALGGRLRAEPRSEGGFTVHAELPVGGTA; via the coding sequence ATGGGCACAGGACGGTCCGGCGTTCCGGCCGGTGTCAGGGACTGGGTGGTCGCCGTCGGCGTGGCGGCGACGCTGCTGGTCGCCGGGCTGTCCGGGGACCGACCCGACGCCGGCCCGCTCGGCTACGCGCTGTTGGTGGCCGGCGGCCTGGCGCTGGCCGCCGCACGCCGGGCTCCCGTCGCGGTCCTGGCCGTCACCGGGCTGTGCGCGGTGGGCCACCAGGCGGTGGGTCTCGACGTGCCCGCGGTCGCGTTCCTGTTCGCGGTGTACGCCGCCGTACGGGCCGGGCACCGCGTCGTCACGATCGTGGCGGCGGTGGCGATGCTGGCGGCTCTGCCGCTCGCGGCCCTCGCCCGGCCGTCGGACCTGTCCGTGGGCGAGGCGCTCGTCCGGTCCCGGGGCGCCCTGGAGCTGGCCTGGCTGGTTGCCGCCGGGGCGGCGGGCGAGGCGCTGCGGCAGGCCGAGCGGCGCGCGGACGAAGCCGAACGCACCCGGGAGGAGGCGGCGCTGCGCCGCGCCGACGAGGAACGGCTGCACATGGCGCGGGAGCTGCACGACACGCTCACCCACCAGATCTCGGTCATCAAGGTGCAGGCCGAGGTGGCCGTCCACCTGGCCCGCAGGCGCGGCGAACCGGTGCCGGAGGCCCTGCTGGTGATCCAGGAGGCCGGCCGGGAGGCGGCCCGGGAGCTGCGAGCGACCCTGGAGGCGCTGCGCGACGACGGCAGGACCCCGCCGCACGGGCTCGCCCACCTTCCGGAGCTGGTGCGACGGGCCCGGATGTCCGGTCTGGACGCGACGTTGACCGTCGCGGGACGGCGGCAGGACGTGCCCGTCGCGGTCGACCGGACCGCCTACCGGATCGTCCAGGAGTCCCTCACCAACGTCGCCCGTCACGCCGCTGCCGCCACGGCGTCGGTCCGCGTCGACTACCGGCCGGACGCCCTCGCGATCCGCGTCGACGACGACGGCAGGGCCACGCCGGACGCGCCCCCGGTGCCGGGCATCGGACTGCTCGGGATGCGCGAACGCGTCACCGCCCTCGGGGGCCGGCTGCGCGCGGAGCCCCGCAGCGAGGGCGGCTTCACCGTCCACGCCGAACTCCCCGTGGGCGGAACGGCATGA
- a CDS encoding response regulator, which yields MIRVLLVDDQPLLRSGFRALLDAEDDIEVVAEAADGEEGLALARERLPDIALVDIQMPVMDGIETTRRIAADPALARVHVVILTNYGLDEHVFHALRAGAAGFLVKDIQPEDLLHAVRVAARGDALLAPSITRRLIDRYVSEPLHGGAEAGLRGLTNRERETVALVARGLSNEEIAERLVISPLTAKTHVNRAMAKLHARDRAQLVVLAYESGLVAPRNR from the coding sequence ATGATCCGCGTCCTGCTGGTCGACGACCAGCCGCTCCTGCGCAGTGGCTTCCGCGCGTTGCTCGACGCCGAAGACGACATCGAGGTGGTGGCCGAGGCAGCCGACGGCGAGGAGGGCCTGGCGCTCGCCAGGGAACGCCTGCCCGACATCGCGCTCGTCGACATCCAGATGCCGGTGATGGACGGCATCGAGACGACCCGCCGCATCGCCGCCGACCCGGCCCTGGCCCGGGTGCACGTCGTCATCCTGACCAACTACGGCCTCGACGAACACGTCTTCCACGCGCTGCGCGCCGGCGCGGCCGGCTTCCTCGTCAAGGACATCCAACCGGAGGACCTCCTGCACGCCGTACGGGTGGCCGCGCGCGGCGACGCGCTGCTGGCGCCGTCGATCACGCGCAGGCTGATCGACCGGTACGTCAGCGAACCGCTGCACGGCGGTGCCGAGGCGGGGCTGCGGGGGCTGACGAATCGCGAACGCGAGACCGTCGCCCTGGTGGCGAGGGGCCTGTCCAACGAGGAGATCGCCGAGCGTCTGGTGATCAGCCCGTTGACCGCGAAGACCCACGTCAACCGGGCGATGGCCAAGCTCCACGCCCGGGACCGCGCCCAACTCGTCGTCCTCGCCTACGAATCCGGTCTGGTCGCCCCTCGCAACCGCTGA
- a CDS encoding RidA family protein: MAITLVNPEGLPTVDLYRQVSVATGTKLVFTAGQVAVDADGNTVGAGDYAAQAEQCYLNVATALAAAGATFADVAKLTAYVVDWTPDKMPALMEGIARAASRLGVTSAPPFTGLGISALAGPDLLVEIEATAVVD; this comes from the coding sequence GTGGCCATCACCCTGGTGAACCCCGAAGGACTGCCGACGGTCGACCTCTACCGGCAGGTGTCCGTCGCCACCGGCACCAAGCTGGTCTTCACCGCCGGCCAGGTCGCCGTCGACGCCGACGGCAACACGGTCGGCGCGGGCGACTACGCCGCCCAGGCGGAACAGTGCTACCTCAACGTGGCCACCGCCCTGGCCGCGGCCGGCGCCACCTTCGCCGACGTGGCGAAGCTGACCGCCTACGTCGTCGACTGGACGCCCGACAAGATGCCCGCGCTGATGGAGGGGATCGCCCGGGCCGCCTCGAGGCTCGGCGTCACCTCGGCCCCGCCGTTCACGGGGCTCGGCATCAGCGCGCTCGCCGGCCCCGATCTCCTCGTGGAGATCGAAGCCACCGCGGTCGTCGACTGA
- a CDS encoding TetR/AcrR family transcriptional regulator yields MARTKDPAVRTLLIERAAHMLRTREPVTLRSLVAGTCVSTMAVYTHFGGMDGMWKAVRQEGFTRLGAQLATVPTSQDPVRDLTALVAAYVHNALEHPDLYRVMFDADFDLEDAQAADDTLEYLVRAAARGGAAGRFRADVEPLELATQSWVVGHGLVSLVATGPLPRQTLDHGTNLLAALFVSSGDRPEACRRSVEDGWRQARPAGG; encoded by the coding sequence ATGGCGAGGACGAAGGATCCGGCGGTACGCACTCTGCTGATCGAGCGCGCCGCCCACATGCTCCGCACCCGCGAGCCCGTCACCCTCCGTTCGCTGGTCGCCGGCACGTGCGTGTCGACGATGGCCGTCTACACCCATTTCGGCGGGATGGACGGCATGTGGAAGGCCGTACGGCAGGAGGGCTTCACCCGCCTCGGGGCCCAACTCGCCACGGTGCCGACGTCCCAGGACCCGGTCCGGGACCTGACCGCCCTGGTCGCCGCCTACGTCCACAACGCGTTGGAGCACCCCGACCTGTACCGGGTCATGTTCGACGCCGACTTCGACCTCGAGGACGCCCAGGCGGCGGACGACACGCTGGAGTACCTGGTCCGGGCCGCCGCCCGGGGCGGGGCGGCCGGTCGGTTCCGCGCCGACGTCGAGCCGCTGGAGTTGGCCACCCAGAGCTGGGTCGTCGGCCACGGCCTGGTCTCCCTGGTCGCCACCGGCCCGCTGCCGCGACAGACCCTCGACCACGGCACCAACCTGCTGGCCGCCCTGTTCGTCAGCTCGGGGGACCGGCCCGAGGCCTGTCGCCGGTCCGTCGAGGACGGCTGGCGGCAGGCGCGCCCCGCCGGCGGCTGA
- a CDS encoding carbon-nitrogen hydrolase family protein: protein MPRQPLVVAVAQPHIRAYDVIANAVEHAAVVRAAHARVVAFPELSLTGYELDAPAITAEDPGLAPIVGACAEAGSLALVGAPVRGEGGREHIAMLAVDGAGVRVAYRKVHVHRSEERFSPGDGPAVLYVDGWRLGLAICRDTRFAGHDAATAALGMDVYVAAVLEHARDAQVPAERARRVVADRRVWVAAASFAGSTGGGFDRAAGGSAVWAPDGGLLAQAGPDAGRYVSATLRDPGP from the coding sequence ATGCCCCGTCAGCCGCTCGTCGTCGCCGTCGCCCAGCCGCACATCAGGGCGTACGACGTGATCGCGAACGCGGTCGAGCACGCCGCCGTGGTCCGGGCCGCGCACGCGCGGGTGGTGGCCTTCCCCGAGCTCTCGCTGACCGGGTACGAGCTGGACGCGCCCGCGATCACCGCCGAGGACCCCGGGCTCGCGCCGATCGTCGGGGCGTGTGCCGAGGCGGGTTCCCTCGCGCTGGTGGGCGCCCCCGTTCGTGGCGAGGGGGGCCGCGAGCACATCGCGATGCTGGCCGTCGACGGGGCCGGGGTGCGCGTGGCGTACCGCAAGGTGCACGTGCACCGGTCCGAGGAGCGGTTCAGCCCCGGCGACGGGCCCGCGGTGCTCTACGTGGACGGCTGGCGGCTGGGCCTCGCGATCTGCCGCGACACCCGTTTCGCCGGGCACGACGCGGCCACGGCGGCGCTCGGCATGGACGTCTACGTCGCCGCCGTCCTCGAGCACGCCCGCGACGCCCAGGTGCCCGCCGAGCGGGCCCGGCGCGTCGTCGCCGACCGTCGGGTGTGGGTCGCCGCGGCGAGCTTCGCCGGGTCCACCGGCGGGGGTTTCGACCGGGCGGCGGGCGGCTCGGCGGTGTGGGCGCCCGACGGCGGACTGCTCGCGCAGGCGGGTCCCGACGCGGGGCGGTACGTCTCGGCCACGCTTCGCGACCCGGGCCCCTGA
- a CDS encoding cellulase family glycosylhydrolase yields the protein MVEKRGTTRATRWRLSLVTGVLTMLVVSLGLTFAASAHAAAGCRVAYSANQWPGGFTANVAVTNLGDPIDGWRLTWTFPAGQQVTSAWNATVSSVGADVTAVNLGYNAAIGTNATVSFGFNGTWSGTNTAPTTFALNGVTCTGGVGPTTAPPTTAPPTTPPPTGDPLAYVAAMQPGWNLGNTFDAVGSDETAWGNPRVTQAQLDAVRAQGFNSIRIPVTWSNHHGPAPAYTIDPAWLNRIKEVVGWALDDGFYVMINIHHDSWQWINAMPSDRSTVLNRYNALWTQLAAAFRDASPKLHFESVNEPQFANSSGDAQNAQLLHELNASFHRIVRASGGNNATRMLVLPTLHTSADQARVDELANTFTQLGDRNLIATVHFYGYWPFSVNVAGGTRFDATAQKDLADAFDRVHNAFVARGIPVVIGEYGLLGFDRHTGTIQQGEKLKFFEFLGWYARTKKITTQLWDNGQHFDRTALRWKDPELFAQIRSSWTTRSGTASSDQVYVPRTGSVAARSLTLNPNDTTFQGLYQGGTALVRGNDYTVSGNQLTLTASALTRLVGNRAYGVNATLQARFSAGVPWRIDVVTYDPPVLSNATGNTTSFVVPTQFRGDQLATMEARYADGRNAGPHDWTPFKEFDVAFAPDYPGNRITLTEAFFAAVDDGARVTLTFHFWSGRTVTYHVTRSGGSVTGVTAAAVRAG from the coding sequence ATGGTCGAGAAACGAGGCACGACGAGGGCAACCCGATGGCGCCTGAGCCTGGTCACCGGCGTCCTCACGATGCTGGTGGTGAGCCTCGGCCTGACGTTCGCGGCGAGCGCGCACGCGGCGGCCGGCTGTCGGGTGGCGTACTCGGCCAACCAGTGGCCCGGTGGCTTCACCGCGAACGTGGCCGTGACCAACCTCGGTGACCCGATCGACGGCTGGCGCCTGACCTGGACGTTTCCGGCCGGGCAGCAGGTGACCTCGGCGTGGAACGCCACCGTGAGCTCCGTCGGCGCCGACGTCACCGCGGTCAACCTCGGCTACAACGCCGCCATCGGCACCAACGCCACGGTGTCGTTCGGCTTCAACGGCACGTGGTCGGGCACCAACACCGCCCCCACGACGTTCGCCCTCAACGGCGTCACCTGCACCGGCGGCGTGGGTCCCACCACGGCCCCACCGACCACGGCCCCGCCCACCACCCCGCCGCCGACCGGCGACCCGCTGGCCTACGTGGCCGCGATGCAACCGGGCTGGAACCTCGGCAACACCTTCGACGCGGTCGGCAGCGACGAGACCGCCTGGGGCAACCCGCGCGTCACCCAGGCGCAGTTGGACGCCGTCCGGGCGCAGGGCTTCAACAGCATCCGGATCCCGGTCACCTGGAGCAACCACCACGGCCCCGCGCCGGCGTACACCATCGACCCGGCGTGGCTGAACCGGATCAAGGAGGTCGTCGGCTGGGCCCTGGACGACGGCTTCTACGTGATGATCAACATTCACCACGACTCGTGGCAGTGGATCAACGCGATGCCGTCCGACCGGAGCACCGTCCTCAACCGCTACAACGCGCTCTGGACCCAGCTCGCGGCCGCGTTCCGGGACGCCTCGCCGAAGCTGCACTTCGAGAGCGTCAACGAGCCGCAGTTCGCGAACAGCTCCGGCGACGCCCAGAACGCGCAGCTGCTGCACGAGCTGAACGCGTCCTTCCACCGGATCGTGCGGGCCTCCGGCGGCAACAACGCCACCCGCATGCTCGTCCTGCCTACCCTGCACACCTCGGCGGACCAGGCCCGCGTCGACGAGCTGGCGAACACCTTCACCCAACTGGGCGACCGCAACCTCATCGCCACCGTGCACTTCTACGGCTACTGGCCGTTCAGCGTGAACGTCGCCGGGGGCACCCGGTTCGACGCGACCGCCCAGAAGGACCTGGCCGACGCCTTCGACCGGGTGCACAACGCCTTCGTGGCCAGGGGCATCCCGGTGGTGATCGGCGAGTACGGCCTGCTCGGCTTCGACCGGCACACCGGCACCATCCAGCAGGGCGAGAAGCTGAAGTTCTTCGAGTTCCTCGGCTGGTACGCCAGGACGAAGAAGATCACCACGCAGCTCTGGGACAACGGGCAGCACTTCGACCGCACCGCCCTGCGGTGGAAGGACCCCGAGCTGTTCGCCCAGATCAGGTCGAGCTGGACCACCCGCTCCGGGACGGCCTCGTCCGACCAGGTGTACGTGCCGCGTACCGGCTCCGTCGCCGCCCGGTCGCTGACGCTGAACCCGAACGACACCACCTTCCAGGGGCTGTACCAGGGCGGCACCGCCCTCGTACGGGGCAACGACTACACCGTGTCGGGCAACCAGCTCACGCTGACCGCCAGCGCGCTGACCCGGCTGGTCGGCAACCGGGCGTACGGGGTGAACGCCACCCTCCAGGCGCGGTTCTCCGCCGGGGTGCCGTGGCGGATCGACGTCGTCACGTACGACCCTCCGGTGCTGTCGAACGCGACGGGGAACACGACCTCGTTCGTCGTCCCGACCCAGTTCCGGGGGGACCAGCTCGCCACCATGGAGGCGAGGTACGCCGACGGCCGCAACGCCGGCCCGCACGACTGGACGCCGTTCAAGGAGTTCGACGTCGCCTTCGCCCCCGACTACCCGGGCAACCGGATCACCCTGACCGAGGCGTTCTTCGCGGCGGTCGACGACGGTGCCCGGGTGACGCTCACCTTCCACTTCTGGAGCGGCAGGACCGTCACCTACCACGTCACCAGGTCGGGCGGGAGCGTCACCGGCGTCACCGCCGCCGCCGTCCGGGCGGGCTGA